The Nicotiana tomentosiformis chromosome 2, ASM39032v3, whole genome shotgun sequence genome includes the window TTGCCAATAATAGCAGCAAGTTTTCTGAAGGAAAATGGAGAAACAAGATTATGGCATTTGTGCAACATCAGCAAAGTCTATGCAACATATTTCAGAGTTGAAGAATAAGATACATACTAGAGTGCAGGACAATTGTGAAGTGTGCCCTTTAGCAAGGCAATGTCGATTACAATTTCTTGTTAGTAGCACCGGGTCAAATAGTTATTTCCAGCTTGTACACATGGATGTTTGGGTACCTCATAAGGTACCTACATATGACAAGAAGCTTTACTTTATTACAATAGTAGATAATTATAGCAGATTTATTTGGGTATGCTTAATACAATCTAAATGTGAAGTAGTTATTATAATAAAGAACTTCCTTGCAATGATAAAGACTCAGTTTGAAACCGCTGTGAAGGTTGTTAGATCGGATAATGGTATTGAGTTCTTCAATTCTCAATGCAATACCTTGTTTGCTTCTCTTGGGATTATACACCAGAGTAGTTGTCCATACACCCCACAATAAAATGGGGTGGTTGAACGAAAGCATATGCATATATTGGAGGTTGCAAGAGCCTTAAAGTTTCAAAGCTCAGTTCCTAGGAGGTTCTGGGGTGATTGTGTAAGAACTACAGTGTACTTGATAAACAAGTTGCCCATCAGTGTATAGCAAGGTAAATCACCTTATGAGTTGTTGTATGGAAAGCCAGTTAAAGTAGATCACTTAAGGGTATTTGGTTGCTTATACTATACAAGTAACCTACCTAAAGGTGATAAATTCACAGTCAAGGCTAGAAATGTTGTTCTTATTGGATACTCAGAAACTCAAAAGGGTTATAGGCTATATGATCTAGAGAATGGGAGTATATTTATTAGCAAAGATGTGTTGTTCAAAGAGGAGATTTTTATTTTTGACAGTACTACAGATTCAAATGGTTTAAAGGATTTCTTCACTTCTCAATATTCATTTGCAGCAGGAGATGTGCAGCAACCACATGCAACTGTAATTCCAACTACACCCCAGGACATGCAGTTGCCATTTGATGACAATACTGCTACAGAAGTGGAAAATACAAGTGATGCAACAGTCATAGACCATGTAGTATATGGTGGAGAACATGAGAATGCAGCCCTAATAaataaaaattctatttttgaaCAAGCAGCTGAGACAACAGAAGTTCGGGAACCTCTCTTAGAAATAACAGAAGAAGCAGGTGCAATGGAGATGCATCCACAACTAGCATCTGCAGAAGTAGAGACTAGGAAGTCTTGTCGACAAGGAAAACTTTCCATTTGGCTTAAGGACTACATCACCACTGTTAAGACACACGCTAACAATCTCTACTCAATTTCTAATGCAATCTCCTATGATAACCTATATCCTACATATCAGTCATATCTCAGTGTTTTTTCCGTCTTAACCGAGCCACAATCTTTTAAGGAAGCTGCACATGACCCAAGGTAGATAGAAGCTATGGACAGGAGATTAAGGCACTTGAAAAAAATCACACCTGGCAGGTGGTAGACTTGCCATAAGGGAAGAAGCCAATTGGTTCTAAGTGGGTATTTAAGATCAAATATAAGTCAAATAGAGAGGTTGAGAGGTTTAAGGCACGACTGGTCGCAAAAGGATGCACTCAACAAGAAGGGTTGGACTATCATGAGACATTCTCACCAGTTCCCAAAATGGTAACTGTGAGAACTGTCCTTAGCATAGCAACCTCAAAGGGATGGATCCTCTACCAAATGGATGTCAACAATGCATTCCTGCAAGGTGATCTATATGAGGA containing:
- the LOC138904466 gene encoding uncharacterized protein, which produces MTNIAASDHVWIVDSGATHHVTHCKSVLDYLKRTDHKTDGVQLPTGNKGLYNGKVMGIGRENNGLYLIKENLPIIAASFLKENGETRLWHLCNISKQGKSPYELLYGKPVKVDHLRVFGCLYYTSNLPKGDKFTVKARNVVLIGYSETQKGYRLYDLENGSIFISKDVLFKEEIFIFDSTTDSNGLKDFFTSQYSFAAGDVQQPHATVIPTTPQDMQLPFDDNTATEVENTSDATVIDHVVYGGEHENAALINKNSIFEQAAETTEVREPLLEITEEAGAMEMHPQLASAEVETRKSCRQGKLSIWLKDYITTVKTHANNLYSISNAISYDNLYPTYQSYLSVFSVLTEPQSFKEAAHDPSNMSLVEEAKSTLRTKFKFKDLGELRYFLGIEVMRSDKGLLLNQRKYALELISTTGLAAAKPASTPIELNQKLTTT